In the genome of Deltaproteobacteria bacterium, the window GGTATAATGCGTATAGAACCAAAAGATATTCTTTAATAGTGTTTTCCCCCAGACTCCGCTGTTTGTTCTGCCTCATTTTAAAAATAAAAAAGCCGATAGAAAATAGAAACAGGTCTTTAGACCTGTTGAATTAACCGACCTAAAGGTCGGTTTCTACATCTATCGGCTCGCTGGCTGGCTTTTCGGCTCGCTGGCTGGCTTTTCGGCTCGCTGGCTGGCTGATTAGTCTGTGTTCTTATTCAATATGAGTTTGTCGTTCTTTGTAAGGAGCAATATATACCTCTTTTCTTTGTAAATAATATTAAGCGGAAGGTTATTTTTATCAACGGCAATCTCTTTTTTAGAAATATCAATCTCTGCTTTTATTTTAGATATATTCATATCACTCCAACTTAAAACTTATATCTATCTCCATTGCCATCTCTTTACCCTTTAATTCATCAGGTCTCGGATTGAACGGGGCTGCCTTTGCTATTGCCTCGCATGCTGACTTGTTCAAGACATCGCAGTGGCACGGTCGGATAACATTTACATCCTTCACGCTGCC includes:
- a CDS encoding energy transducer TonB, whose translation is MFKTMVRTKIERAKFYPRWARQRSFEGVVGVKFTIQPDGSVKDVNVIRPCHCDVLNKSACEAIAKAAPFNPRPDELKGKEMAMEIDISFKLE